The genomic DNA TAACAGTATAACCTTGGTCAATAAGAGTATCTCCATCAAAGAATGTAATGAAAGtatcttaaaacaaattttattcttaattttgaaaaaaaaaagtgaaattaagtACTTCTTAAGAAACTTTGATATTTCATAGGTCCATTGAAGGTTGTTAAATTTGAGGTTCTTAAAAATAATCTATACTCCACATTGCTATGCCCTTTTGTGAGAAGAGTTTGGGAACTAGCACCAGCTGCAAAGCTTCCCTCAAGTCTGAATCTTGGTGGCAGCAAAACGTCCAATTTGTAAGAAGAACCTgcaattttaaaaaccaaaacatgaaaatattcaaaatagaaACTGcagttttcaaaacaaaaacctgcaaGAACACTAAACAGAACCTGCAGTctttaaaatcaaattctacagtttaaaaaccaaaacctgaaaGTATTCAAAATAGAAACTGCAGTTTTCAAAACGAAAACCTGCAAGAACACTAAACAGAACCTgcagtttttaaaatcaaatcctacagtttaaaaaccaaaacctgaaagtattcaaaacagaaactgcagtttttaaaaccaaaacctgcaggaacaaaaaaacagaaactgcAGTCTTAAGTCTTAGTGATCGGATCCAAAAACACAAAGCCAATTCATCATCAATTGTTAAACTGCTactgaagaagcaaagaaactCTCACAGTCTTCAGTATTAGTGATCGGCTTTGTGTTTTTGGATCCTTTCTTAGGCTTCTTCCATTTCATCATATTGATTTTACAAAggtttaattataagaaaaaaaggattcaAACAATTGTTTACTCCACCAAATATCATCAAAACTCAACAACAACCgtctaaacaaacaaaatcaaaggcTAGTTCCAATATCatctaaaagataaaaatttacTCACTTGAATCTCTCTTAGAACCTCGACACGCTTCCTGACTGTCGGAGTCAAGTTCTCAAGGATATCTAAGTGTTGTCCAGCCAAGTTCTGCAACTTGTTCTGCAGCAAACacacaaatcagaaaaaaaattgtacatacgctattaaaaggaacaaactttcaaacaatcaaattaagATGCAGCAACAATCCTCAAAAGCGAAGAACGATTCATTGAACCCTAATTTCAATCACAACAAATAACTCTAATTCATCACCATCTACAAATGAAATCGGAGAGATTCTTACCAAGGAAAACTGATTGAAACATCATTGAACCAAAGACTATTATTTCGACACTTGAATCGTCGCTGGTTGCACATGCGGTGGAGATAGTGATGACGACGGACAAAGGCGTTGGACCAGTCGCGAGAGAGAATgagggaaagaaaaaataaaatatatatatttttctctctagCCAATCAGGTGTCGACACAACCTCGATCCTTAGTGATGCTTAAATCTCTAACACAAGGATCGATCACTagcaaaatttgttttttttcattaatatgatttattttttaacgtAAGTAACTGTTAAGATATTGCTAATAACCTTTGATAGAGATACTCTAATACATACAAATGTACATGATTACGTGGCGGAAGAATATTGGATCAATGATAATAATCGATGTGGCAACATAATAGGGAAGTGCGCTGAGATGACGTCgttacctcttcttcttcaatccttcttttcgcagaaaaaaaaaaagaaaagaaaagaaaaaggaacataTGGTCTGAGAAAGTGATTGGAGAAAGATCAAGATGACGAGAGTCTCAGGTTACACAGTCATCGTTGCTCTATCTATCTTCACACTCTCTCTCTACACTCATTGCGTTCATTCTCGTCCCTTCGTTCTCGTTCTCTCCAACGACGATCTCAACAACGGCTTCGACGATAATGGCGCCGACGACGAGTCCTCTGATTTCGGGGAATCCGAATCTAAGTCCATGGAAGATCTTGACCCCTGTTCATGGCGTCCAATCTTCGAGCCAGACGATTCCGCCGTCCACGTTACCGCAGTATTACTCTGGACTCCACAAAATTCTCGCGGCGGCGGCGAGTGAAGGAAACACTAGTTTAATGGAGGAAGCGGTCTCAGATATAGATTCGTCTGCTTCCTCCGGAGATCCGCACTCTCAGTCGCTGATGGGGTTCGTATACGGGATCGGGATGATGCGGAAGACTAGCCGAAGTAAATCGATTCTGCATCATCATTTCGCGGCTGAGGGAGGCAATACACAATCTAAGATGGCACTTGCTTTCAGATATTTACGACAAAACGTAAGCAGACACTGAGCTCTTtattccatctttttttttggtttcttgattaatAAGTGATTATGATTCACAGATGTATGATAAAGCTGTTCAATTGTATGCTGAACTAGCTGAGACTGCAGTCAATAGCTTTCTGATCTCTAGAGATTCTCCGATGATGGTTGAACCTGTTAGAATCCATAGTGGAACAGAGGAGAATAAAGATGCACTAAGGAAATCACGTGGGGAGGAAGATGAGGATTTTCAGATTTTGGAATACCAGGCTGATAAAGGCAATGCTGCGACAATGCACAAAATTGGACTGTTTTATTACTTTGGTTTGAGAGGATTAAGGTGTGATCAGGCCAAGGCCTTGTACTGGTTTTCTAAGGCGATAGACAAAGGAGAGCCAATGTCAATGGAGCTTCTTGGGGAAATTTATGCTAGAGGAGCTGGTGTTGAGAGAAATTATGATATGGCACGTAAGTGTCTTACACTTGCGGTAAAACAAGGTCTCTATTCTGCATTTAATGGTCTTGGTTAATTGTATGTCAAAGGCTATGGAGTTGATAAGAGAAACTTCACTAAGGTACTTCATACTTCCCAGGCTTGCTTCTTTATCTTACTAGAAATTTATTCAACATCACAACCTCTGATCAATTACTATGACATATCAGTGAGTTGAACATATCCATACCCCGTTGGTATTTTCCCTTCAAGTGCAGGCGAGAGAATATTTTGAGATGGCTGCAAATAATGAAGACCCGAGCGGGCATTATAACCTTGGACTGTTGTATCTTAAAGGCATAGGAGTCAAGAAGGATGTGAGGCATgcaaacaaatatttctttgttgCTGCCAATACTGGTCAACCAAAAGGCTTTTTATCAACTCGCCAAGATGTTCCATACGGGCGTTGGGCTTACAAAGAACTTGAAAATGGTAACTATCTTCCTTACCTTAAATGTCAAAATACATATACTGTAGTTTTATATCTATGCGATTCAGTTAAAATGAAACTCCAAATATGTTAACTAATAGACTTAGAAGATTAATTGACAGGAGTTCATTGGCAATATTTTAAGTCTTGCATATTGTTGCAAGGAGTTTCATTTTAGAGCTTGAGGTAGGAGCGTTGTAATTTGCTAAAACCTATAACCATCAATAGGAATCTCTGTTAAGTTTGTACTGTGTCatgctttaatttttatttccatcCATTTAAGGTGTGTTTGTAGTTTGCTCTGAGCACTCTGAATACATCATTGAGGCATTTTGGTTGTAGGCGACGACTTTTTATAAGCTAGTAGCAGAAAGAGGACCATGGAGTTCTCTCTCTAGATGGGCTCTTGAAGCTTACTTGAAAGGTCATATAGGAAAGGCTTTTCTGTTGTATTCAAGAATGTCCGAGCTCGGTTATGAAGTAGCACAAAGTAATGCTGCCTGGATCCTCGATAAATACAGGGAAAGAAGCATGTGCATGGGAGTGTTAGGGTTTTGCACAGATAAGGAGAGGAACGATCTGGCTCATTCTTTGTGGTGGCGTGCCTCTGAATAGGGAAACGAACATGCTGCATTGCTTATTGGAGATGCATATTACTACGGCCGGGTAAGTCTGCCCATGCTTGAagtttaagaattcttctgTTTTCTGGAAAAATGTTAACATACGGTTAATACATCAAACATTAACTTATGACCCATTTATACCCATTTGATTTTTCCAAGAGATATCATTTCTCATTAATAAAATCTAGACTTTTAACTGATTCAATGGGGGCTCTTACTGATATTCCCAGGGTACAGAGAGGGATTTCGTACGTGCAGCAGAGGCATACATGTATGCTAAATCTCAATCAAATGCACAAGCAATGTTCAACCTAGGTTACATGCATGAGCATGGAGAAGGTCTTCCCTTTGATCTCCATCTAGCTAAATGTTACTATGATCAGGCCCTCCAGAGTAACGCTGCTGCAAAATTACCTGTCACGTTTGCTCTTGCGAGTTTATGGGTTCGTAAAAACTATGCTGATACCACCCtggtaagagagagagacagagagagttaCTGATGATTTGTGTGTCACCGAATTGTTTTGAATGAAGCTCACGTTTAATGGATGCAGGTACGAGTACTAGATTCTTTACCATAAGTGTCTCCAAAGGTGGAGGAATGGGTAATGTAGTGTTGGAAGAAGGTAACGCGACCATACTAACTCTCTTCCTCTGTCTTATGACCGTTTTATATCTCCGAGGAAGACAACGTAGACATGTGGTTTTGGATCATGTTGGTGCTGACGTGGCACAACCTCTCGCTGGACCATTGGCAGCTTTTCCCTAGTAATCGCTGTACCAGGTGAACAAATCGAAGGTAAAGAAGCAACAAAGAGAGACCAGTTACTCTGTAAAGGTTCTAACTTAGTTTTATACTCTTGACACAATGACAGTATGACACTGAACCATAGGCTATATCAGGGGACTAATTTTGTACAATAACGGTTGCATAATGTATACATTTTTGATGGAAGTATAAAATAAGTAATAATAGCTGAAGGATTATATCGGACTATAGTCAAAGGTTGTGTTAGAAACGTGGGCTACAAGTCCCACGGTCAAAGTcattatatgtataatattgaGTCCCACGAAATTTGTCCAATTACGTAATCACCTTGCTTCCTCTCCATCTATTTTGACTTTTGgttgtttctctcattttctcaaaTCGATCAAATCTCTGAGACGTGAAAAGCAGAGCAAACAAAGAAATTACAGGAAGGTACTAGGTAGAATGAGAGTATCATGTTACAGGATCGTAGTCTTGGCTCTTCTGCTCATTTTCTCACTTGTTATTAATCGAGTTCAGGCGCAGTACTTCGTCCTCAATTTCCCGGATGACATTTTTCTAAGTGACTTTGACAATAACAGCACCAACGCATACTCTGACGACGGCGAGTTCGGGCAAACAGAATCAATATCCGAGCAGGAAGTTGATCCTGGCTCTTGGCGCCCAATCTTTGAGCTGAACAACTCTTCTACCGTTGACCTTACGTTGACGCCGTACTACTCTGGCCTCCAGAAGATTATCTCTGCGGCGAGCGAAGGAAACACCAGGTTGATGGAGGAAGCAGTTACAGAGCTAGAAGCGTCTGCATCAGCGGGAGATCTGCACGCGAAATCTGTGATGGGGTTTGTGTATGGGATCGGGATGATACGAGAGACGAGTGAAGCCAAATCGTTTCAACAACATCAGTTAGCGGCAGAGGGAGGGGATATGCAATCAAAGATGGCACTTGCATACAGATATATAAGGCTAGATGTAAGCAAGCTTAAGTTCTTTCGTTTCTTGGGAAATGTTCTGGCTGGCTAAGTATgcgtttcttgattcttttgaCAGTTGCATGATAAAGCTGCCCGATTGTATAGAGAACTAGCAGAGACAACATTCAATAGATTTATGATCTCTAAGGACTACACCACGTTTGTACCAATTATTAGAATTCATAGAGGAACATATGAAGATAAAAATATGCTAAGGAAATTCCACGGGGAAGATAGTGAAGATTTCAAGATAGTAGAACACTATGCACAGATTGGTTACCCTTCATCAATGTACAGAGTTGGTTTATTTTACTACTTTGGTATGAGAGGACTAAGACGTGATCACGCCAAGGGAGTTTACTGGTTTTCAAAGGCAGCAGAAAAGGGAGAGCTGAATTCAATGGGAATCATGGGTGATATATATTCCCGAGGAGCTGGTGTTGAGAGAAATTATACCAAAGCGTTACAATGTCTCACACTTGCTGCAGAACAAGGTCTCTATTCAGCATTTAACGGCCTCGGGTACTTGTATCTCAAAGGCTATGGAGTAGCTAAAAACTATACTAAGGTCAGTAATAATTAAAGCAAGTATCAAACAACGGGGATACGTTTCTTTCATTATAGTTCCTTTAACAATAATATCTCTGCAATTGTAGGCAAGAGAATATTTTGAGAAGGCTGCTGATAGTGAAGACCTAAGTGGGATGTATTACCTTGGAATGTTGTATCTTAAAGGCATTGGAGTCAAAAGAGATGTANGTACTACTCTGGCCTCCAGAAGATTATCTCTGCGGCGAGCGAAGGAAACACCAGGTTGATGGAGGAAGCAGTTACAGAGCTAGAAGCGTCTGCATCAGCGGGAGATCTGCACGCGAAATCTGTGATGGGGTTTGTGTATGGGATCGGGATGATACGAGAGACGAGTGAAGCCAAATCGTTTCTACAACATCAGTTAGCGGCAGAGGGAGGGGATATGCAATCAAAGATGGCACTTGCATACAGATATATAAGGCTAGATGTAAGCAAGCTTAAGTTCTTTCGTTTCTTGGGAAATGTTCTGGCTGGCTAAGTATgcgtttcttgattcttttgaCAGTTGCATGATAAAGCTGCCCGATTGTATAGAGAACTAGCAGAGACAACATTCAATAGATTTATGATCTCTAAGGACTACACCACGTTTGTACCAATTATTAGAATTCATAGAGGAACATATGAAGATAAAAATATGCTAAGGAAATTCCACGGGGAAGATAGTGAAGATTTCAAGATAGTAGAACACTATGCACAGATTGGTTACCCTTCATCAATGTACAGAGTTGGTTTATTTTACTACTTTGGTATGAGAGGACTAAGACGTGATCACGCCAAGGGAGTTTACTGGTTTTCAAAGGCAGCAGAAAAGGGAGAGCTGAATTCAATGGGAATCATGGGTGATATATATTCCCGAGGAGCTGGTGTTGAGAGAAATTATACCAAAGCGTTACAATGTCTCACACTTGCTGCAGAACAAGGTCTCTATTCAGCATTTAACGGCCTCGGGTACTTGTATCTCAAAGGCTATGGAGTAGCTAAAAACTATACTAAGGTCAGTAATAATTAAAGCAAGTATCAAACAACGGGGATACGTTTCTTTCATTATAGTTCCTTTAACAATAATATCTCTGCAATTGTAGGCAAGAGAATATTTTGAGAAGGCTGCTGATAGTGAAGACCTAAGTGGGATGTATTACCTTGGAATGTTGTATCTTAAAGGCATTGGAGTCAAAAGAGATGTAAAGCAGGCAACCAAATACTTCCTTGTGGCTGCAAATGCTGAACTACCAAAGGCTATTTATCAAATGGCCAAAATGTTACATGTTTCCGCCAGGATCAAGAATAACCTAAACATGCTGAAATTGGtaactaatttacttaaatgCAATGAACTTTATATCCATATGGTTTTAGTGAAATTGAAAGTATGAAAAAAATTTGATCGTGTTCTGTTTGGATTATTACCTCAAAAGATTAGCTAATTGATTGTTCATCAAGGGTATTTCAATGtctcattttctttaattgaGGTAGGAGTGGTCTAAGTACCTTAAAGGGTTTAGGATGTAATACACTTGTTTCTACTTATATATGGTTGTCTCTGCTATTTGATTTTCACTCTGTCTTGCTATAATATGTAAGTAACATTTTGTGAGGAATTTTGTACTTTGATCGCTTATTCACTTTCCTAGCATTTTGGTTGCAGGCTGCAGCTCTTTACAAGTCAGTAGCGGAAAGAGGACCATGGAGTTCTCTATCTAGATGGGCTCTTGAATCTTACGTTAAAGGTGATTTGGGAAAGGCTTTTATATTGTACTCAAGAATGGCAGAGCTTGGTTACGAAGTAGCACAAAGTAACGCTGCATGGATCCTCCATAAATACGGTGAAAAGAGCATGTGTATGGGAGTTTCTGGATTTTGCATGGATAAAGAGAGGCATGAGCGGGCTCATGATTTGTGGTTGCGTGCCTCTAAACAAGGAAACGACTATGCTGCTTTGCTTGTGGGAGATGCATATTACTATGGCCGGGTAAGTTTGCACTTGTTAACAAACTTATTGTGCTGACTGATATCTCATGATGGTTTGTACTCGTGTTTCCTCAGGGTAAGGAGAGGGATTTTGTACGTGCAACAGAGGCATACATGTATGCAACATCTCTATCAAATGCACAAGCTATGTTCAACCTCGGTTACATGCATGAATATGGACAAGGGATTCCCTATGATCTCAATCTTGCTAAAAGTTACTACAATCAAGCCCTCGAGAATGAACCTGTCTCCAAATTGCCTAATATGTCTATCATGCTTGCTTTTGTGAGGTTGTGGGTTCACAGAAACTATGTTGATATTTCCATCATGGTGACTCTTCTTCTAGCCTCTATTATAATTGTTCTACATCTCCGTGAGAGACGGCGACACCTCAGAGTTCTTATCGGATCACATCGGTCCTGACGTTGCACAACCTCTCGTCGTTGCGTCTACTGCTTTCACCAACGAATCctgatttgtttatatatgtacaGGTTGATTAATACTAGTTGTATAGTTGTGACACTGTACAGGTTGATTCCTATttgttttatatgtatataattaaattgatttgtacTTTCTCTTTAACTCACTTTGATTATTGATAAAATTATGTTTACTCGAATGACGAATGAAATTTCCGATTGAGGATCGAAGTAGTTATATCTACGTTTTATTTCAACAATAGACAACAATGGTCAAAGCCATTGGTAGTagtaacttttatatcaagaaaACGTGGCTTGCAGAAAATGGTAGTGTTTATGACTTGcatgtttttaatatttcttcttaattaaaCTGAATCAACGAAAATGAATCATCGTTGAATATGCAATTTAATAATACGACATCCACGTACTTGCGTTTAAGCGGCCCTCACGTTGAgccaaaaacaaacaatgtgACGATaagttaataacaaaataaatcgTATATTTTAAACTCCAATGAATATTTCGCTCCTTATAATAATCATTAACATTATTCGAAGTTAGTAGCCACATTTCAATTTCGTTTGTTTGGATCAATTTAATCGTCTTTCTCGTCACGTCTCGTCTCGCCTCGTAGGAGAAAGATGTCGTTGATGGATAATCTATTAGGAATCCTCCGCGTTCGTGTCAAACGTG from Camelina sativa cultivar DH55 chromosome 7, Cs, whole genome shotgun sequence includes the following:
- the LOC104702052 gene encoding ERAD-associated E3 ubiquitin-protein ligase component HRD3A-like; this encodes MRVSCYRIVVLALLLIFSLVINRVQAQYFVLNFPDDIFLSDFDNNSTNAYSDDGEFGQTESISEQEVDPGSWRPIFELNNSSTVDLTLTPYYSGLQKIISAASEGNTRLMEEAVTELEASASAGDLHAKSVMGFVYGIGMIRETSEAKSFQQHQLAAEGGDMQSKMALAYRYIRLDLHDKAARLYRELAETTFNRFMISKDYTTFVPIIRIHRGTYEDKNMLRKFHGEDSEDFKIVEHYAQIGYPSSMYRVGLFYYFGMRGLRRDHAKGVYWFSKAAEKGELNSMGIMGDIYSRGAGVERNYTKALQCLTLAAEQGLYSAFNGLGYLYLKGYGVAKNYTKAREYFEKAADSEDLSGMYYLGMLYLKGIGVKRDVKQATKYFLVAANAELPKAIYQMAKMLHVSARIKNNLNMLKLAAALYKSVAERGPWSSLSRWALESYVKGDLGKAFILYSRMAELGYEVAQSNAAWILHKYGEKSMCMGVSGFCMDKERHERAHDLWLRASKQGNDYAALLVGDAYYYGRGKERDFVRATEAYMYATSLSNAQAMFNLGYMHEYGQGIPYDLNLAKSYYNQALENEPVSKLPNMSIMLAFVRLWVHRNYVDISIMVTLLLASIIIVLHLRERRRHLRVLIGSHRS